atattttcagcaatgtttccatggtaacggaaaaagtgcaaaaaatgaaaatagcaaaaggtactactagaccataaaaagaaagtgtctatgaagtttcgtggaaatatctctgctggttttagagttatgctccggaaatgaacctactacaaaaatatgatattttcagcaatgtttctatggttacagaaaaaagcacaaaaagtgaaaacctaaaaatagcaaaaggcactactagaccataagaacaatgtgtctatgaagtttcatggaaatatctctgctggttttagagttgtgctccggaaacgattcttacacaaaaatctgccattttcagcaatgtttccatggttacagaaaaaagtacaaaaagtgaaaactttaaaatagcaaaagacacaactagaccataagacaaatgtgtctatgaagtttcgtggaaatatctcttctggttttagagttatgctccggaaacgaacctggtacaaaaatctgctattttcagcaatgtttctatggttacagaaaaaagtacaaaacgtgaaaaccttaaaatagcaaaaggcactacttgaccataagaccaatgtgtgtatgaagtttcgtggaaatatctctactggttttagagttatgctccggaaaccattcgtacggacggacggacggaacccatttgtatatcccccgccaacttcgttgggcgggggataattaccaaaagattttagcctttcaTGTAATGTCCGTAACTTATGTTCTAATTTGCCGATATATTCCACTGAAAGTCTTATAGTTATTTTCTTGTTTCAGAAGAAGATAATAAACTTCTAAAGAACATTTTTCGAGAAGGAGAATTCACTTCTGGAGAAGTAACTACCTTTCACTGATAAAAAGTCAGAGATAGAATGGATACTTACAGGCTGTCCCTCCCTCGGCATCTGTACCACACTGTGTTTGGACGCAGCCACTCGGATCTGTTTACCCCATACTTTGAATTTGTCTAGATATTGTAGTGCTAGCAAAGAAGAACAATCAACAGGTATTGAGGGCACCAAATCAATCGGCTTTAACAAAATCATCACAGGGTATTTAAGGCACAGAAAACACAATCATCAACTGATTTATACATGGCAATGTGATATGGTTAATATTCAATGATGTTTTTAACATTCTATAGAaccatgtaaatattgttaacaTTCTATAGAACCATGTAAATATTGTTGACATTCTATAGAACCATGTAAATATTGTTGACATTCTATAGAACCATGTAAATATTGTTGACATTCTATAGAACCATGTAAATATTGTTGACATTCTATAGAACCATGTAAATATTGTTGACATTCTATAGAACCATGTAAATATTGTTGACATTCTATAGAACCATGTAAATATTGTTGACATTCTATAGAACCATGTAAATATTGTTGACATTCTATAGAACCATGTAAATATTGTTGACATTCTATAGAACCATGTAAATATTGTTGACATTCTATAGAACCATGTAAATATTGTTGACATTCTATAGAACCATGTAAATATTGTTGACATTCTATAGAACCATGTAAATATTGTTGACATTCTATAGAACCATGTAAATATTGTTGACATTCTATAGAACCATGTAAATATTGTTGACATTCTATAGAACCATGTAAATATTGTTGACATTCTATAGAACCATGTAAATATTGTTGACATTCTATAGAACCATGTAAATATTGTTGACATTCTATAGAACCATGTAAATATTGTTGACATTCTATAGAACCATGTAAATATTGTTGACATTCTATAGAACCATGTTAATATTGTTTACAGATTTGACAGCATGTGGGTGAAGACACCATGAAAAGTGCCTCACCACTCGGTTGGACAAGGTTAGATATTATAGAGTGATGATGAAGTGTACATACCTTGTTGAGCTTGGAACGGTTCTGCCATTTGAATGAGAGCATTATCCTTCTTATTATACAATATCTTCACCCTATGTACGTCCCCATACACGCCTGGAATGGCCAGCATAGTCCATCTTagttatgtattttataatgcctatattcattttttttactttgggATTAAATTATATAGTTAGAGGTCAAATCCAATTTCTTATTCtctctttttgtttttgtttttggcTTTGCCGAAAGTTTCCACTTTTACACATCTATATATTATCTGAacctataaaatattttttcacacaatcacaatattgttattttaaaatcatggTCTGAATAAGAATCAGTGAAATACCTACATAATAAATTATTGACAAAGACGGAAATAATTGTGACATTGGTTTTGTTTAGAAATGTGCAACGGAAACTTGTCTTGACCAAAAAAAAATACCTAGTATTTTGACTAGATAGTTTCTATTATAAATTACTACcggaaataaatgaaataatataaagaGTGCTTTTTCAAACATACCAAAAAGGGTAAAGAGAGCATCTGGCGTGGCCATCTAGAGTTTGTCAGAGCAACAGGAAATAGCAGACAAAGGCGGAAAAAGGATGGATGGATGAGATCAGTGTCCGAACGAGCGAAGAAAATAGTCCACATGGAGGATGAACATCAGCGTAAGTGGGAACGAACGGGAAAAGAAAAAACAAGGGAAAACAATCAGTTGTATTGTTGTCAGTCAGTGTTAACATCCACTGAAGCGCACAGGTTTGGCATCCACCGACACGAGAAAATCAGTACCCTCTTACGCttgaataaatattatattatataagcaaCAGTGATtaataaatattgatgaaaattcTAAAACAAGAACAGCACCAGTATAATCTACAGACAGCAATGATCAGTGCTAAGTAGTATATACATTAAGTCTGCCCATTAGTCTCTATAATCAtataacatgtgtatatatataatacggAGTTGTCTCCCCTCACATGCGAAAATACGAGTCATGCACTTTATATCACCTTACAACCATACAGAAAGTCCCACCAACATGTTACCAGTTTGAAGGTGCAGCCAGTCTTACTGTTTCcatttatgaataaaattgttttttttcttcaaaatgatGGAGAAAATCCGCTAGTTTCGTTTATATCAGTCTtggttatttcatgtttttgcCCCTCCCCCTTGTACAAGATTTTTTACCCCACATAATAATTCAACTGTCTGAACCTTCCAACTGGGGCTGATAATAGTTATTGTGACTGGTAAAGCAAACTGCAGCTCTATCAAGTTGCAGCAAAAAAAAGCAtataaaatcatacacataaaCATGCCATCAATGTTCATGTGGCCACATGACCTAATATTTAGGTTTCGTCTCATTTTTACATCCAATTTTGTCTGAGAAAATTGTTCCTTTTGATCACACTTGGCAACACAAGTTTTGTGTGTAATTAGCTGGTAAGGGAAATCCTCAGAATATATTGTTTTCTGGTGAAGTCGATCTTCAGAATCTTTTGTTCCTTTTGCTGTATTATGTCCACATATGGAAATGCTTCCATGTGTAATCTTTACTGGATGGTGAAACATTGATAGCATGTACAAGTGATCATTATCAATAAACAGTGACTGTGCCTTCATGTGGTCATTTTCTTACTTTTGTTTTGTGATTAAGAACACTAAACAGAAATTCAGTGACAAAAGTGTTAATCATTTTAAACGGAAATCTGGTATAagatagaaaataaaatcagacaTTGATGCCTTTTAAAACAAGAAGGAGAAGATACTCCATGATTTACATTGTACGTGAAAAGAACAATTTGCTATCTAAATTTAAAAGCTTCATAAGAACTCCATGAATCTAGCTTTAAGtccttcaattttttttaatttattttttataagtaGTCTCTTTGCAAACACTTTAATGTTAAAGCCCTCCCTCTGGAGGGtgaatattttgaatatgatttataaaagCCGAAATGTTAAGATATAAAATTTGCTTTATGAATTTCTAAAGTCTCTGTAAAAATTTCTGGCACATCTGAAAGGAGGCCGACGAGTGACGGAGATATAACAAAAGAGCAGTAGACTTGTTGAGGACAGAAATCAAAGTTTAACTGCAGATTGATAGCGCAGAAACAGTCTATCGAAATATTTAGCTAAACAAATaatgtttgatatattaaaGTGTTGATATCCCTGATAACAGTCGGAATAGATATTTGATGTCTTCAGTATAGCTTAATAGACCTCCCCTCCTCAGTTCAGGGCCAACAACAAAGTCTGTCAAAATATGTTCAATCATTCCCAGATTTGTTAAATTTAAAATTACGGACATATATTACATCAGAGGTGCTCCAGTTGATGAAATCAATCTCCATGTTTGATCATGCActtccaatatatatatatatatatctttttttaactGGTCAAGTCCTCAGTTATAGaaattttaaataagttttaaatCAATCTGCATTTGTTCAGACTACTTTGGTGACAGACTTGTTTATGACCTGCAGAGTCCCTGGAGATGAGGAGGGGTTACCTATCTGTTAGACGGCTATAACATGCTACCCCAACCGTGGAGTAATGACCTACCTGTTCGTTTAGGTTAGACACCAACAGGACACTGTTCCCACACTGAAGACCGCCCATCGCCATCCCCGTCAGGGCCGGGTTCGCAAAACTGTAATTACCAAGCTGGGGCATTTGagctgaaattaaaaacaattgtcATGCAGAAAATTGTCTTTCTTGAAAAACAGATTATAGCAAAAGTACAAAGTATGGttaaatggtatatataacacaataaAAAAATTCCAAAACATTAACTGATTGCGatgagttatattttatataaaaaaaagaagaaagaaatacaaatgtactaaaaatactaaaaacaatatcattgttaatgGACTTTGCTAGTCCTTAAAGATGAATTGAGATAAAAGGAAATTGTTGAACTTTACAAATCTTTGACAATTTACATTCTGTTTTAAATCATCTATTTTATTTTCTCCCATACCTATGACACACTAAAGCTCAATTCACTATCAGTAAATCTCATCAGTTTTGCATGTGATAATAAtcaattttctctttgttactggctttctgattggtctattcattttttttcattccacgatgaaaaaatcaatccgagaatggcgcggaattcctgacgttattatgacgtcacaatagaaacattgacgttgcgtattgatttggaaaaaataatcccttggaaaaaatcgatggaatcgtacgtgtaaatgcatttcattttataaagtagcctgggaaattaattataagtattgaagtcactattttttaatttcatcggggtatgaaataaattttgtttgcaaacttttgtgagaatccgctacgcggattcacacagtttgcaaacaaaatttctttcttaccccgatgaaattaaaaaatagtgacttccaTGCTTAAATAAATATGGTGAATCTAAAAGTTCTAGCCACACaagatattttttgttaagactaaagaaaatataaaactaCAAAGTACTGTTCTATAGAAATTCTAAAAGGGTGAAAAGTAGTCACAGAGGCTGCAAATAGGTAGGCATATATTGTTTGGGGGCTTAAAACAGATAAGTATATTGTCTGGAGGTTAAAAGTATACCCTCAATTATAATGTTGGGTTTAAAACAGGAAAACATCATTTCAATGGCAGATAAATAATAGAATGACATTTTGAAAGCTCTAGAAATTTTGACgacaaaatacaaatttctGATTTCTGTAATGTCTGAACATGAtttcttaaattttttttatttaatgaagattttttatcaaaaattgtaaaaaccGAAAGACTTACTTAATAAACTACAATAGTTTTCTCAATAGCATAAGGAGAAATGAATCTCTTCCATGAAACTTGGTTCACAGAGTTTAAATGGCCTCAGGGGAATTGAATCTCTTCAATCTCTTCAATGTAACTCGGTTTACAgaaattgaaatgaaacaatCTAATTGTTTGTTAACTTGTTCTAAACTGAGACAATAACCATGAAAGATCAGATCCGTAGTCACCATTGACAACATACTGCACCTTAACTTGTGCTTAACGTTTTGGAAGTCAATTTAAATCTATAGCACATTTAACTGTTGTGTGTAACGGGCCCCGAGTGACAGGGTAGGTGGAAATCTGGCTCCGCATGCCAATCAATACAAGTACTAGTTTTGGTTTACAAATCTCCCTTTTGGTCGCTTCTGGAAAAGGATTAAATATCATCCCTGCTGAAAAAGTGTAATTAAAATGAAGCTTTTCCTATCAATTCAGCCTTTATtaatcttatattttcatggATAGCGTTAATATCTATTTCTCATTCTTAATTCCTACAATTTCTCATGTCCGGGCAGGTCACACTGAAATTAATACTATTGGTATGAGGTTTAATCTTAGTGGCttcataagaaaaaaaatcaaaacataattgAAACGGAAGCAAAGAGAGGTGGGTGACTGGTAATAGATAGGTCAGGTAGATTTAAGACAATACGTAGCATGCTTCAACCAGTGACACCTGTTTCCATAGCAACACATAAATATAATGTTGTAAAATAGGCCATTCCATACCTACAGCAATCTCTCTTCATGTTGGAACCAAATATTAACAGGATAAAATTCATTCATTAGATTTGAATTGTTTTCTGCTTAGAAAATGGCCATTTTACAGAAATGAAGTAAAAAGAGGAGAGGAGATTGTTCAGAAGAGAATAGGAAACTTACCTTGTACACCTGGGCCAAAGTTTGAAGCTAAAACAAGACAGAGAAAACACAAATGAGAGAAACTGAAAAAAGACAGATGCAGTTACACAAACACAAGCTATAGATACAACTATTGATGAGAGAAGATCTGCTCCAGTAGTTTACCTGTATCCGCACAAGATGTCCGTTTTTTGTGTTAATGCGAGCCAATGGTAAGCATGCAGCTATAAGTCAGTCAAAGAATGTCTACATGTACACAAAATTATAAATTGTCTTATAATCTGTAGTTCTCTTGTTtctttactatatattttatattcattgatCAAGTTTCAGTTTGTTGATTATCATCATTcaattgttttttattacacatattttttaaatattttatttcatatttgccTGAATTTCATGGTTTGATATTTGAATGACATTTTCAGTGCATAAAGATACAGAGTTGAGTATCACCaattacatgaaataaattgtgtatttgaCCAACATTCTTGTCTAAGCTTGTCTACTATACACACACAAAGTAAGGCTAGTGACTTGATGGCTTTTACTGCTGTCAAAGCGACATGTTGGATACTCCCAGCACCACTGGGGAACAACACAAGCATGCAGGTTTGTCTGCCGCTCAGACCTGGTCTGTCATTACTTTACAGTAACCAAATCTTATCAATAATTCATCTCGCCATACACACATAATGCTGTCCTTTCTAAACTCCCATTATTACATTTTGCATGGTTTTTAAGagtacattttgaaaatgtcgTTTCTTTCTTTTACatgcattattattatttttcttctgactgttttcttcagtttttcttcagtttttctttaaaatgacAATAGAAATTATCTTTGTGTGGGATAGGAAATTGAAAAGTGAATGTTAGTTAGAATTCTTTTATTCTTCAACATTAGACATAAAATGTGTCTTTTCTTTCATCTTCATCTGTACAGTTCATGCCATGCAATTAGTTGATTTTCTGATTAAAGATTGAGAACCAGCCGAAGGACGGATGTCTTGAAGTCTGAGAGACAGTGTATAAACCATTGAAGCAGGAGCTGAGAGCATGCCAGAAATCTATATCCCTAGCTGATCACCCCAAGGACGACACTGTTCATCATTATATCCATGTCAATTCTCCTGGTCATTTTCGACAAAACACATCTGACAACGTTTCTGTCACAAAGACTTTATTTCCTTGGAGCTTGTGAACAGTGTCATCTAGGTAGCGGTGAGGAGTTAggatttctctcatacctatgAGTGTGGTAATCTTAGGAAATATACTGATGCTGTCCGTAGTTGTGTTACATTCCATACAACACAGTCAAATGATGTGATAAATGTAAAGAATGCAAATAGTGtgattcattttgaaatttaacaGCCTGTGACTTATTTTTTTCAGGTAAAAGAACTAATTCCAAGTTCAGAATTTCTTAAACAAGAATTTAACatcataaaattttcaaaatagggAAGCGTCTGCAAACAGAACAGAAAAACCTGAAAACCATTcatgtatgagagaaaaatattcCTTCATATGTTACTATGAAGAATAgggacattctaccactagtatCACAAAATGGAGTGAAACCTTCAGCAAAGCCTCAGattttacaacactttgtgaaCCCTAAGTAAGAATATCTGTATCATCCAcacttacatatgaaagagtcttattaGAGTTAGACTGAGTAGTTAGGTAAGACTACGGTGAAGGACAGATTACGCTGAGGAGGAGTACAGAGACGACTACTACGAGGGTTACAGGTGACAGAGATAGCAGTGTGTGAGGATTCTGTACCATAGACAGGCGTGCCTCCCATAGCGGCCGCGGCCCCGGCCCCGTAGGCGGTTAGTGGCGTGGTTCCCATCCCTGGCATCAACGCCTGCGTCATAAGATCCTGGGCACCTTCATGTGACATCACATTGGTAAATAAGGTTCATGCGATTAATATCCAGCTAATATATAGGTACGTACACCGGTTCAATGTGATAAGGTGCTGGTGATGATGCTACACGGATCTTACTGAGAACTACACATAAATCACATTCAGATCAATGTTTTATTACTATTTCTTTGTTAGGTTAGGAAACGAAATCACTCCCTACCCACTCCATGTCTTTATCTTATATTTTATTCAGCATTTATTATATTCCTTTCATTGACCAACACTTCAGATACAATTGTTCCGTGTAGCATCTCAATATTATTGCATATCTCTATATAAAATAGCTATGTAAATTAGGACAAAATTTAATAGGCAATTAAAGAAACAAAACTCCaaaatgattacatgtatatatgtaaaacccGACTGCAGGTTATACTGGGTGTGGGTTACGGTATAAATAGCATGGTAATGATAATACAAAGTAAGCATGGTAAGTAGCCAAAACAACCACAAGTAATAGCACACACTCAATCTCTCCGCTCTAAACCTTTCACTAAATGCCTTGTTGGTTAAGAAAGCAAATCTTCAAATTGAATTAAGCACAAGAAAATTCAAAAGTCAAATACAAAAACTTCaacatgaacatttttttttaaaccttcCTCCTCCCCTTTCCCATGCTGAATAACTAAGTGAACGACACTATTTACCGATGATCTATATTTATACACAAATGTAAACGCACAAATGACATCAATACCACATTTGGGCCAGAGTTAATCGTTCATATTCACTATAAAATTAGTTAATTGTTTCGACAGCTTCTATATATTTCTACTTAAGAGTGATAGGCTTATCGAAACATGTGCTTTAAACATTGCAACACAAAAGACATATGttaaaaattgtattgtaaaacatacataaagaaagattttaataaaaagatcaaaacaaaataaagaatagAACACATTTCTACATAATCTGAAAAAATTAGAAATAGAAAAAAGtgataaaatttcacaattgaaattaatcaaatagatttttttttttttttactaaaatagAGATGTGTTTAGAAATCTAAAGACAGAAAAAAGTgatgaaatttaattaaaaggAAAAATTAAATGTCTGAAAACAATACTAAAACACAGAAATGTGTTTAGTGTTGAGGTTTTCATGCACCAGAAGAGTAgatttttgttgatatttaccTCCCATCCCTCCTATTCCGCCTAAACCCCCTACCATTCGTAGGGACTCTAAAATACAAACAGTACATGGGTCAGTACATACGTAGGGGAGGAGAGAGGAGTGACAGAACACACACATAGCTGTACAGTCTTAAATACAGTTCACATAGCTAGCTTATATCCACAACATTTTCCCTAAAATGCTATTTTCTGTACAATACtggttaatttatttttatatttgcttTCTTTAAAGAATGAATTAACaaagttttaaaattgattaattgatatctataattgttttcattgaatttgcttatAATATTATGTGTATAATCAGCTGTTTAATCTCAAAGTAGAATTTAGGTGTTTGTGAAAATAAAGATATGAAAGAAAGCTTTGAACAAAGACAGTATGCAAATAAGAAATAACAATGCATTAATATAAAAGGCACCTGAGTTTGTATATAGCCATTACAGTTCAATGTTTTAATATGCCAATCAGGTTGATCTCTAGATCAGtaaaaaatattactttatcataaataaatcttgaataattttatttttggtttCCATAAAGAAACATATAATGTCCAAATGTTATTTCCCTTTGAAAACTATAATATATTTCTGAACAACTAACATAGAAAAAGCTCCACAGAACTCAGGTGACTTTAAAATACTTGAAAAAACGATATGGAGTAGTTGGAGTCTCCATCTGTTTGACATGACACTATTTTAGCTTACCTTGCATTCCTCCGACGCCGCCAACACCTCCGACTCCTCCTAGCATGCCCCCCGGGGCATGACGCTGGACGGATGCGTCGCCAGCACACAGCTGATTTACTTTAGTGTAGTCGTAGGACttgtcattgttgtatttcacATTTAGGTTAGAGAGGTTAGAGAAGTCAATCTTCAGTGTACAGCACCCATTGTAAATGTTCTGGCCATCTAGTGACTGCAATaaatttttttagttttgtcTCCAATTAGaaattttcataataatattgagttgatttatcaaaatattgccTCTGTTCATGAATCTTCAGAATTTCAAGAATAAAGTTTAACTGAATAATAGATTTTActcaaaaaacattttataatatctGTCAACACCAAGAGGCTTATTATCAAATCGCATGTATGGACACTTTTTTCAGACTTACATATTTTGCAGTTTTAGCAGAAATTGAATCTTGAAACTGAATTAAGGCCTGGAATGTATCTGAAAAAGCAGAAAGTAGgggtttatttttcatttcatacaaAACAACAGActtaattcaaatttatttatgatCTTCTTAAAAACTAACTTTATTTATGATCTTCTTAAAAACTAAATTTAACATCCAATTTAAGACAGCTTTTCtcaaaaaatatatcttaattatctccccttgcccATACTCTTGTACACTTATCCTTTGATTTACCTTCCCTTGTCCTACCCccatgtacaaatgtactttGAATTACCACCCCTTGTACCCCTGTCGCGCGGTAGAATGGTGCCCTGGTCAGCTGGTATGATCAGATTACTACTACCATACACACACAACAGATTATCCCCTCTAAACCCATTGGTATTAAATAAAGCTAAAACCCAAGCTCATCAGATTCTACATACTGTTCTTTGTGAAGGTGATGATCTTCGTCACAAATCCGAATCTGCTGAATATCTGAAATCACAATATCATAAGAAGTTTTAAGAACTTATCAAGTGCCAATGGTtctgaatacatatatacatatatatatatcctgaGTGCTGCCCGAAGTCATCAAATGGGCGGGGTTATTGTAGGCACCGTAACCAAGGCAACACTAGTGGTATTCTTAGTCATTAATGGTGTTTTATGTCTATAATAAATATCTCCTATACAAGTAAACTACAAATCTTGTGGCATCATATGTGAAATCAATACACCCTTAATTAATATTGGATACCACGAGATGCAACATGATAAGCCGGCATTAATCGCAACATAGTGTGATCATGTATTGGATCTTCTAGCTAATTTTATGACACGATTCAATGACACACCTGGTAATGAGGACAATAGTAGGATCATAGATTGGATCTTTGTAAACACTATATAACAAGACCTAGCAACAATTAATCTTGTCTACTAAGCTTCCACTTagaatacaatatttttatcaaaaaccaAAATGATGTAATATCCTTatatgatattgtaacatcCCTGTACTAGGTATACCTGATGTAATGTTGTGACATCTACTGGATACAACAGTTTTTCTACAATCACCCGAAGGATGGATCGTGTGTTGTCGGACTGTGGGATATCATTGGACATTTCACTTGCTGCCAAAATCGCTGCTTTAGCACTTGCATTCTGAGAACAATAAAGaccaatatataatatatattgctTTAAATTTCTTTTGTCATTAAATACAGAATGCATTGACAGGCAATAGAACAATCATCAGGACCTTTTGTCCTTGGGATATCATATTGGTTATAGAAACTTTCTCATTATCAGAGCAAGAGGAAAATATTTGAGCTGAACCCTTGTCATATTATATTATCTTTGAAAGAATTCAATTCTCTCCCTTTGGTGTGATATTTATGGTAATCTTATGAACAGGTATGAAGATACATGGGCCATCTGATAGGTATAAACGTTTGGATGATTTACCTGTGGAGAGTTGATCTGGTCCACGACCAACTGTTTGTGTTTTGAGAATTGTataaagacatgtttgccccggATTAATGCCGTGTTTGAGGTGGAGTGATACTTTATCATTCCACAAGCACTATCTTCTGTCTCCATCTCTAGGAAAGCCTGCCAGTAAAACACCAAATACAAGTAGATTTCTAGTACAAACCAGCAATTTATTGCGTTTAATAGAGCAATAGATGAGACGGTATCTTTATAAATACTAATCATAGTGGTTTATCGCAGGTTTGTGCAGGAATAAAATAGTACTGCTCTGCTGGGTTTGTACATCAGTGGAGTTACAGCAGTAAAACCACATTATAAACGCAGCCAACAGTCTCACACAACTCTCAGGGTATGGGTCGTGCAACATTAGCTGTAAATATgccaataaataaaatgatataaaatgtatttatgcCACTTTGATAGCAATTAAACTGTTATCAATAACGGTAGTCTGTTTATCTTGAACAATT
This portion of the Argopecten irradians isolate NY chromosome 6, Ai_NY, whole genome shotgun sequence genome encodes:
- the LOC138325922 gene encoding polypyrimidine tract-binding protein 3-like isoform X8 translates to MYVCYYTYPGTHTPTAAVAPPATPSFTPSPHHTISAAPSPVQIPISEQLLLQAPGPAAPVAPQHIPITISRKRPSEDLMSSSPMITNGTGLSPQQVPTTDNDAKKVKLEQPSQEISRVIHVRGIPENATEAEIVQLGIPFGKVTNVLRVKKSQAFLEMETEDSACGMIKYHSTSNTALIRGKHVFIQFSKHKQLVVDQINSPQNASAKAAILAASEMSNDIPQSDNTRSILRVIVEKLLYPVDVTTLHQIFSRFGFVTKIITFTKNNTFQALIQFQDSISAKTAKYSLDGQNIYNGCCTLKIDFSNLSNLNVKYNNDKSYDYTKVNQLCAGDASVQRHAPGGMLGGVGGVGGVGGMQASNFGPGVQAQMPQLGNYSFANPALTGMAMGGLQCGNSVLLVSNLNEQMATPDALFTLFGVYGDVHRVKILYNKKDNALIQMAEPFQAQQALQYLDKFKVWGKQIRVAASKHSVVQMPREGQPDAGLTKDFTNSPLHRFKRPGSKNCLNIFPPSAVLHLSNIPPNVTEEEITDRFKEQGSVAAFKFFPKDRKMALIQMSSVEEAVEALINLHNVQLSENNHLRVSFSKSTI
- the LOC138325922 gene encoding polypyrimidine tract-binding protein 3-like isoform X12, producing the protein MENRPSEDLMSSSPMITNGTGLSPQQVPTTDNDAKKVKLEQPSQEISRVIHVRGIPENATEAEIVQLGIPFGKVTNVLRVKKSQAFLEMETEDSACGMIKYHSTSNTALIRGKHVFIQFSKHKQLVVDQINSPQNASAKAAILAASEMSNDIPQSDNTRSILRVIVEKLLYPVDVTTLHQIFSRFGFVTKIITFTKNNTFQALIQFQDSISAKTAKYSLDGQNIYNGCCTLKIDFSNLSNLNVKYNNDKSYDYTKVNQLCAGDASVQRHAPGGMLGGVGGVGGVGGMQESLRMVGGLGGIGGMGGAQDLMTQALMPGMGTTPLTAYGAGAAAAMGGTPVYASNFGPGVQAQMPQLGNYSFANPALTGMAMGGLQCGNSVLLVSNLNEQMATPDALFTLFGVYGDVHRVKILYNKKDNALIQMAEPFQAQQALQYLDKFKVWGKQIRVAASKHSVVQMPREGQPDAGLTKDFTNSPLHRFKRPGSKNCLNIFPPSAVLHLSNIPPNVTEEEITDRFKEQGSVAAFKFFPKDRKMALIQMSSVEEAVEALINLHNVQLSENNHLRVSFSKSTI
- the LOC138325922 gene encoding polypyrimidine tract-binding protein 3-like isoform X2, with product MYVCYYTYPGTHTPTAAVAPPATPSFTPSPHHTISAAPSPVQIPISEQLLLQAPGPAAPVAPQHIPITISRKRPSEDLMSSSPMITNGTGLSPQQVPTTDNDAKKVKLEQPSQEISRVIHVRGIPENATEAEIVQLGIPFGKVTNVLRVKKSQAFLEMETEDSACGMIKYHSTSNTALIRGKHVFIQFSKHKQLVVDQINSPQNASAKAAILAASEMSNDIPQSDNTRSILRVIVEKLLYPVDVTTLHQIFSRFGFVTKIITFTKNNTFQALIQFQDSISAKTAKYSLDGQNIYNGCCTLKIDFSNLSNLNVKYNNDKSYDYTKVNQLCAGDASVQRHAPGGMLGGVGGVGGVGGMQESLRMVGGLGGIGGMGGAQDLMTQALMPGMGTTPLTAYGAGAAAAMGGTPVYAQMPQLGNYSFANPALTGMAMGGLQCGNSVLLVSNLNEQMATPDALFTLFGVYGDVHRVKILYNKKDNALIQMAEPFQAQQALQYLDKFKVWGKQIRVAASKHSVVQMPREGQPDAGLTKDFTNSPLHRFKRPGSKNCLNIFPPSAVLHLSNIPPNVTEEEITDRFKEQGSVAAFKFFPKDRKMALIQMSSVEEAVEALINLHNVQLSENNHLRVSFSKSTI